In a genomic window of Sus scrofa isolate TJ Tabasco breed Duroc chromosome 4, Sscrofa11.1, whole genome shotgun sequence:
- the LOC100155404 gene encoding uncharacterized protein LOC100155404 produces MWFQSKGPTVTVAHTHLLTDYSPFCLFHFITLGSQLYLEHTKAPYLRVFVFATSSPGKALPPDIYMTDFVSSWALSKIPLVPLSVRPFLTNLSLEEPVGSLPIGLLILPVRGPCLALKVVAPEEKSSVLDWTAVAILHHLPPRRLQPFPKVSRGRPLPLPFLWSRFPRRQTSACSTHPGSLCARRRLRKAETATGGRGVAPPSSPRAGSGQQRGFSPTRFREASGQSARLAFCGCRLGPLGSRVLTPAGPEQLCWDGGRQTTRWLLCWVPRAIGHTRHLAPLYPPAAVATDRTRANFLPLPALGTQIFLTGFVGGRLRKACTSPLTSAPLGIDSLRRRQWRPPRRAKVAMSTSGHGVAVAAFRGIRSEHTASAGPGRRATTMVCPARSLAECSAEKLPWVNESNTFPLLRMVEMQEDSSLK; encoded by the exons atgtgGTTTCAGAGCAAAGGTCCCACAGTTACAGTGGCCCACACCCACCTCCTCACTGACTACTCTCCCTTTTGTTTGTTCCATTTCATCACACTAGGCTCCCAGCTCTACCTTGAACACACCAAGGCCCCCTATCTCAGGGTGTTTGTATTTGCTACTTCCTCTCCTGGAAAGGCTCTTCCCCCAGATATTTACATGACTGACTTCGTCAGTTCTTGGGCTCTGTCAAAAATTCCCTTAGTCCCCTTATCAGTGAGGCCTTTTCTGACCAACTTAT CCCTTGAAGAGCCTGTAGGCTCCCTGCCCATCGGCCTGCTGATTCTGCCCGTCCGGGGCCCCTGCCTGGCTCTGAAGGTGGTGGCACCAGAAGAAAAGTCATCTGTGCTTGACTGGACGGCCGTCGCGATTCTCCACCATCTCCCTCCCCGCCGTCTCCAGCCATTTCCCAAAGTGTCGCGGGGACGCCCActgcctctccccttcctgtGGTCCAGGTTTCCGCGGAGGCAAACTTCCGCGTGCTCCACGCATCCCGGCAGCCTCTGCGCCAGACGGCGACTTAGGAAGGCTGAAACTGCAACAGGAGGCCGCGGGGTGGCGCCACCGTCAAGTCCGCGAGCAGGATCTGGCCAACAAAGGGGTTTTTCACCTACGCGGTTCCGGGAGGCATCTGGCCAATCCGCGAGGCTTGCTTTCTGCGGCTGCCGACTGGGCCCACTCGGGAGTCGGGTTCTCACACCTGCTGGCCCTGAGCAATTATGTTGGGATGGGGGGCGGCAGACCACGCGTTGGCTACTCTGTTGGGTACCAAGGGCAATAGGACACACGCGACACCTTGCTCCCCTCTACCCGCCCGCCGCCGTTGCCACCGACCGGACTAGAGCTAATTTCTTGCCGCTGCCGGCTCTGGGGACGCAAATATTTCTCACAGGGTTTGTTGGGGGGAGGTTGCGGAAAGCGTGCACTTCACCCCTGACCTCTGCGCCGCTGGGAATCGATTCACTGCGGCGGCGACAGTGGCGGCCTCCGCGGCGAGCTAAGGTAGCAATGTCCACAAGTGGCCACGGGGTGGCGGTAGCGGCCTTCCGCGGGATACGCTCGGAGCACACCGCCTCCGCTGGTCCAGGTCGAAGAGCCACCACCATGGTCTGTCCAGCCAGGAGCCTG GCAGAATGTTCAGCTGAGAAACTGCCATGGGTGAATGAAAGCAACACTTTTCCCTTACTGAGGATGGTGGAAATGCAGGAAGACAGCTCTTTGAA